The genomic region GACCAGGTAGCCAAGCCCGGCCCGGGCGCCCACCATTTCCGCGGCGATCAGCACCAGGATGGACATGCCGGAGGCGAGGCGGATGCCGGTGAAGATCGTCGGCACCGAGGCGGGCAGCACCACTTTGCGGAACAGCGCGACCGGCCGCAGCCCCAGCGAGCGTGCCGCCTTGATCAGCAGCGGATCAACGGTGCGCACGCCGGTGATGGTGCTCAGCAGCAGCGGCCAGCTCGCGGCGTAGAACACCATTGCCACTTTCGAGGTCTCGCCGATGCCGAGGATCAGCGTGAACACCGGCAGCAATGCCAGCGGCGCGGTGTTGCGGAAGATCTCCATCACCGGGTCGAGCAGCATGGCGAGCCGGCGGCTGGCGCCGATCGCCAGCCCCGCCGGGATGCAGACGCCGACGGCGAGCAGGAACCCGGCCAGCACGCGCAGCAGGCTGGCGCCGAGATGCGTGGCCAGGGTTCCGGACAGCGCCATCTGCCAGGCGGTGGTGGCAACTTCCGAAACCGGCGGCAGGAACACCGCGTCGACCGCCCCGCTGCGCGGCAACACCTCCCACACCGCCAGGAAGGTCAGCACGGCGATGCTGCGGGTGAAGGCCCCGCCGAGCAGGGCGCGCAGCCTTGGCCAGAGGCGATCGCTGCGGGCCGGGGCGGCAGTGGCGGCGAGGCTGGTGGACATGGGTGGCTTCCCTGCTCAGGCCGCCGCGGCGGCGTTGTGGCGCAGTTGGCTCCAGACATGGTGGCGCAGGGCGCCGAAGCGGGGATGCGAGCGCAGATCGCCGACGCGCTCGGCGAAGCTGAAGGGGATGTCGATCAGTTCGGTGATGCGGCCGGGGCGTGCGCCCATCACCGCGACGCGCTGGCCGAGCACCAGCGCCTCGTCGATGCTGTGGGTGATGAACACGATGGTCTTGCCAGTTTCCTGCCAGATCCGCAGCAGCTCTTCCTGCAGCAGTTCCCGCACCTGCGCATCGAGCGCGCCGAAAGGCTCGTCCATCAGCAGGACCTGCGGGTCTGTGGCGAGGCTGCGGGCGATCGCCACGCGCTGCTTCATCCCGCCCGAAAGCTGGTGCGGATAGCGGTCGGCGAAGCCGGCGAGGCCGACCAGGGCGAGGAAATGCCGCGCCCGCTCCCGCCGGTGTGCGCGCGCGACGCCGGCTGCCTCCAGCCCGAACTCGACATTGGCCAGGGCGGTGAGCCAGGGAAACAAGGCGTATTGCTGGAAGACGACGCTGCGATCGGGGCCGGGGCCCTGGACCGGCTGCCCGTCGATCAGGATGGCGCCGCTGCAGGGCCGGGTCAGCCCGGCGGCGAGGTCGAGCAGCGTCGACTTGCCGCAGCCGCTCGGGCCCACCAGGGCCAGGATCTCGCCGGCGCGCACCTCGAGCGAGAGCCGGGCGAGGGCGGCGAAACGGGTGGTCCCGTCGGCGGTGGCGGCGGGCAGGGGGAAGGTCTTGGTCACCTGCTCGAAGCGCAGCTTGGTCGCGGGGGCGGTCATCCCTGCCTGTCCGTGCCCTCGGCATAGGGATTGAAGGCGTTGGTGTAGACCTCGGCGGGTTTCAGCCGGGCCACCGCGGCATTGCCGTTGGCGCGGAACCAGTCGAGGAACAGGGTGAAGTTGCGGTCGGCCAGCACGCCGCCTTTGGCGCCCAGGGCGATCGATTTCCAGTAGCGCACGGCGCTGTCGTCCTCGCCGCCACGGTTGCGCCGGTGGATGATCTCGGCCAGCCGCGCCACGACCTCCGCCGGTTCGCGCGTGTGCGCCCATTCGATGGCGCGGGCGGTGCCGCTGACGAAGACGCGGGCGGCATTGGGGTTGCGGGCGATGAAGCGGCGGGTGAGCACATAGGATCCGGTGGTGAACTCGCCGAACAGCTCGAAATCCGATTGCAGCAGGCGGATGCCGCCGCGGCTGGCCGCCTTCTCGCGGAAGATGGGCGAGAGGAACACGGCATCGATCTGGCGCAGCCGCAGCGCCTGCTCGGCGTTCGATGGCGGCAGCACCACCAGCGTCACCTGGGCGATCTCCGCCGGGGCGAGGCCGGCGCGGCGGAGGTATTCCTGCAGCACGAATTCGTTGTGGGCGCCGTAGGTGTTCACGCCCACCTTGCGGCCGACCAGGTCGCGCGGCCCCTGCACCGGGCTGTCCTCCAGCGTATAGAGCCCGCTCCAGCTTTTCGCGTCGGTGCCGGTGTTGCCGATCACCGCGACCAGCGGCGCGCCGACGCCGATCAGCTTGAGGATCGCGGAGTGGAACGCCTGGCCGAAATCGGTATCGCCGGTCACCGTCGCCTGGATGTCCTGCGGGCCGCTGATGGTGTTGCCCACCCAGCGCAGCCGCAGCGGCGCGAGATAGCCGAGATTCTCGGCCAGTTCGGGATAGCCGACGGCGCTTGCCATACCCTGGTAGCGCAATTCCTTCACCTCGGGCTCTCCGCCCGCGGCCCGGGCGGCCAGGGGCGGGAAGGCGGTCAGGGTGGCGAGGCCACCCGCGAGAAAGTTGCGGCGCAGGGGCATCTGGAGGGGCCTTTCGGCGGCGCTACTGGATGGCGATGCGGTCGAGATGGCGGAAGAAGAAATGCGTGGCTTCTTCCTGCCGCCGGGCACGGTCGAAATCGAGGTCGGTGACGCTGTCGATGGCGATCACCCAGACCGCGGCGAGATCGGCCCCGGGATGCGCGGCGGTGAAGGCTTCGTAGTGGCATTGGAAGACGGGGCCGGCGATCAGGCTGCGCAGGGGGCGTCCGGTCAACTCGAAGCGCCGTCCGTCCGGGGCTGCCAGCGCGATCGCCACCTTGCGGTCGAACCAGATGGCCCGCACCAAATTCCGGTTGCTCCTTGAGGATTCGAGCGGCTCGAAACAGAGGATGCTGCCGTCATCGGCGAGGGCGAGGAAATCGGTGACCGCGGCGTGCGGCGTTGCCTCGGCATCGGTGGTCACCAGCACCTTGACGGTTGCCGGATCGGCGATCAGCGCGTGCAGATCGGTGGGCAGGGGGGTGGTCATGCCGGTTCCTCAGAGCAGGCGGGCGAGATCGGTATCGGGGTGGTTGCCGCAGCGGCGGTAGTCGTCGAAATCGACCCGCAGGCGGTACTTCACCCGCAGCGCGTGCAGCCGGCTGGCAAGCTGGATGTAGTAGTCGAGCGACGGTGCCTGCTGGTCGCGGAAAGCCGAGCCCGGCCGCGGCACCCAGACGGTATGGATGACGCTGACGCCGCGCTCGGCGAGGTATTCGGCCTCGTCGAGCGTGGCATCGAGCGACTCCGCCTCGCTCTGCCGGCCATGCGGCCGCGCGAGATCGACGCCGCCGACGATGCCGGTGTTGACGTTGCCGCGCCCGAAGATGTCCACCGCGCGGACCAGGCGGTCGCGCCATTCGCGATAGCCCAGCACCCTTGCCTTGCCCGGGCTGATCCACTGGAACAGGCGTTCGTCGAGCACTTCCAGGTCGGTGGTGTAGCTCGACAGCCCCGTTTCCTCGTACAGCCGTCGCAACTGGCGCTCGTTGAAGGCCGAGGCAACGAGCTGGCTCGGAAACCGCCGGGTCGCGAAGTTGCGACCGATGGCCCGCAACGTCTCGATGTACTGCGCGACCTCAAGGTCGAACACCTCTTCGCCCTTGAGCACTGATCCGCCGGTGAGGCAGAAGGTGGTGAAGCGCCCTTTTTCCTTCAGTGCCTCCGCCACCGTCTCGGCGAGATCGGCCGGGCGTGGCCGTTCCGGGCGGTCGCGGAAGATGTCGCGCTGCTGCTTCTGGAAGGTGACGATGTCGCAGAACCGGCAGCCGCCCTCGTCATTCGCCCAGAAATAGCAGTAGCTCGACTGGAAGAGGTTGATGCGTTGCGGCCGGGCCTGGGCGATCAGGCTCATCCGGATGCCGGAGCGGGTCACCTTGTCGTAGAAGGCCGGCTTGTGCCAGAGCTCGACCTCCTCCAGCACCTCGCCGCCATCCACCAGGAACAGCCGGTCGTCGATCCGGTCGACGAGATAGGGATTGGCGGCAAGCGGCGCGGGATCGACGACGATCGAGGTGCCGTCGCGCAGCAGCAGCGAATCCGGCAGCAGCACCTGCAGGGTCTCGGTGCGCGTGCCGAAGATCGCCGGGCTGCGGGTCTGGTGCCGCGCCGGGTCAACCAGCGTCAGCGCCCGGTCTGTGTAATGCACGCCGCGCCGCTGCACGTCGATCTTCAGTGCGATCAGCTTCGGGAAGCCAGGATATTTGGCACAGGCATCGGCGAGGCTGAACGCCTCGGCGGCGTGGGATGTGGACCGAACGACGTTCATGGGTGGCCACTTCCTTCCTGGCCTGGGCGCGGGCAGAGCTTCATTACGAAACGTAATCGGGAAATGAAACTAACATACGATAAAATGGCGTGTAAACAGATAAAAGACATCTTTCGATGGTGTGACCATCATGCAGCGCGGCTCCGCCGGCCTGTGCGCAAAAGGCGAACAGCCTTGGGCATGACTCAATCTGTCTGTCCGGGGTGAAAAATCCGGAGAAAAAAAGGAAGGCGAAGGCTCAGTGCCCATAAGCGCGAATCCAGGCGCTTGCGCCGACGTGCGGGGCATGGGCGCGGCAGCATCGATATTGACGCCTGAACCCGGAGTATCCCTGATAAGGGGTCAATCCAGGTGGTGGCTGGCAACAAAGTTCTTGTTAACGCTTTGTTTGCACTCGTTTTCATTCCGTTAACAAAACCCGCGAACGCGGTTTACACACCCCGGCTACGCAGAGTCCTGAGCGGCCGTCGCGCTGACGGCGCGGCGAACGGGGACGAACGATGCTGGCGTGGCTGCGCAGGTCTTGGCGGAAGCCGGTCTTCAGAATCGGACTGGGAGGGGCTGCAGCGGTCGTTGCGGTGGCGGTCGGGGCAACGGTGGTCGCGGGCGGTGCCGTCGGCGTGGCGCTGCAGCGGACCAGCACGCTGGAATTCTGCGTCTCCTGCCACACGATGCAGAAGCCCTACGTGGAGTACCAGGCTTCGCCCCATTATCGCAACGCCTCGGGCGTCCGTGCGATCTGTGCCGATTGCCACGTGCCGCACGAGACCGGCCCGAAGCTGCTGGCCAAATTGCAAGCGGTGAAGGACGTGTGGGCCGAGTGGCGCGGCACGATCGACACCGAGGAAAAGTTCGAGCGCAACCGGCTGCGCATGGCGAAACAGGTCTGGGCGCGCATGCAGGCGAACGACTCGCGTGAGTGCCGCGCCTGCCACCTCGCCACGGCGATGGACCCGCACAAGCAGAAGCCGAAAGCGGAGCAGATGACCAAGGGCCTCGCCAACGGCGAGACCTGCATTTCCTGCCACAAAGGGATCGCTCACCATCTGCCGGACATGTCGCAGGGCGCGCGGCAGATGTTCAGTGATCTCCAGGCGACGGCGGCGCAGACTACGGCGCGGGCCGGCGATGTGCTCTATCCGCTGGCGACCATGCCTCTCTACGTCCAGCGCCCGGATGAC from Rhodovastum atsumiense harbors:
- a CDS encoding ABC transporter substrate-binding protein; translation: MPLRRNFLAGGLATLTAFPPLAARAAGGEPEVKELRYQGMASAVGYPELAENLGYLAPLRLRWVGNTISGPQDIQATVTGDTDFGQAFHSAILKLIGVGAPLVAVIGNTGTDAKSWSGLYTLEDSPVQGPRDLVGRKVGVNTYGAHNEFVLQEYLRRAGLAPAEIAQVTLVVLPPSNAEQALRLRQIDAVFLSPIFREKAASRGGIRLLQSDFELFGEFTTGSYVLTRRFIARNPNAARVFVSGTARAIEWAHTREPAEVVARLAEIIHRRNRGGEDDSAVRYWKSIALGAKGGVLADRNFTLFLDWFRANGNAAVARLKPAEVYTNAFNPYAEGTDRQG
- a CDS encoding ABC transporter ATP-binding protein; amino-acid sequence: MTAPATKLRFEQVTKTFPLPAATADGTTRFAALARLSLEVRAGEILALVGPSGCGKSTLLDLAAGLTRPCSGAILIDGQPVQGPGPDRSVVFQQYALFPWLTALANVEFGLEAAGVARAHRRERARHFLALVGLAGFADRYPHQLSGGMKQRVAIARSLATDPQVLLMDEPFGALDAQVRELLQEELLRIWQETGKTIVFITHSIDEALVLGQRVAVMGARPGRITELIDIPFSFAERVGDLRSHPRFGALRHHVWSQLRHNAAAAA
- a CDS encoding radical SAM protein; this encodes MNVVRSTSHAAEAFSLADACAKYPGFPKLIALKIDVQRRGVHYTDRALTLVDPARHQTRSPAIFGTRTETLQVLLPDSLLLRDGTSIVVDPAPLAANPYLVDRIDDRLFLVDGGEVLEEVELWHKPAFYDKVTRSGIRMSLIAQARPQRINLFQSSYCYFWANDEGGCRFCDIVTFQKQQRDIFRDRPERPRPADLAETVAEALKEKGRFTTFCLTGGSVLKGEEVFDLEVAQYIETLRAIGRNFATRRFPSQLVASAFNERQLRRLYEETGLSSYTTDLEVLDERLFQWISPGKARVLGYREWRDRLVRAVDIFGRGNVNTGIVGGVDLARPHGRQSEAESLDATLDEAEYLAERGVSVIHTVWVPRPGSAFRDQQAPSLDYYIQLASRLHALRVKYRLRVDFDDYRRCGNHPDTDLARLL
- a CDS encoding NapC/NirT family cytochrome c, coding for MLAWLRRSWRKPVFRIGLGGAAAVVAVAVGATVVAGGAVGVALQRTSTLEFCVSCHTMQKPYVEYQASPHYRNASGVRAICADCHVPHETGPKLLAKLQAVKDVWAEWRGTIDTEEKFERNRLRMAKQVWARMQANDSRECRACHLATAMDPHKQKPKAEQMTKGLANGETCISCHKGIAHHLPDMSQGARQMFSDLQATAAQTTARAGDVLYPLATMPLYVQRPDDQETPSDGRFIAATALKVLASEGDFLQVRIEGWRQQGADRMIYALQGKRIFAVALGPRALEAVQAGESMTDPDTDQVWTPATLTAWVRKGGMVADLGAIWAYGEEMYGSSCGTCHALSPTDHFLANQWIGTVNSMRDRITLDDEQVRLMQKYLQLHARDVVADASAKVH
- a CDS encoding ABC transporter permease; the protein is MSTSLAATAAPARSDRLWPRLRALLGGAFTRSIAVLTFLAVWEVLPRSGAVDAVFLPPVSEVATTAWQMALSGTLATHLGASLLRVLAGFLLAVGVCIPAGLAIGASRRLAMLLDPVMEIFRNTAPLALLPVFTLILGIGETSKVAMVFYAASWPLLLSTITGVRTVDPLLIKAARSLGLRPVALFRKVVLPASVPTIFTGIRLASGMSILVLIAAEMVGARAGLGYLVNAAQFNFEIPQMYAGILLLSLLGVTINALLVSIERRLSAWNRV